ATATGGAAAGTAGAAAGAGACGGCGGAAAATTTGATGTWRAATTATCWAATGGTGCTAGYATAGATTTTTTAACTAATGGCGACTGGGTAAATATAGACGGAGAATATAACGGTGTACCTTTCAGTGTATTGCCTCAAGCTGTTGCTAACACAGTAAAAAAGACATATCCTCAAGCTATGATTACAAGTGTAGAAAAAGAGTGGGGAAATTATAAAATAAAACTCAACAACATGATGGAAATGTTTATATCATCTGATGGATCATTAATGGGACAGCAATTTGATG
The genomic region above belongs to Brachyspira sp. SAP_772 and contains:
- a CDS encoding PepSY-like domain-containing protein gives rise to the protein MIKKILSSLIVLAIFSTSILFADMVVPASALPKQAXTFIKKIYPNAQIWKVERDGGKFDVXLSNGASIDFLTNGDWVNIDGEYNGVPFSVLPQAVANTVKKTYPQAMITSVEKEWGNYKIKLNNMMEMFISSDGSLMGQQFD